The Bos javanicus breed banteng chromosome 11, ARS-OSU_banteng_1.0, whole genome shotgun sequence genome includes a window with the following:
- the LOC133256827 gene encoding low molecular weight phosphotyrosine protein phosphatase-like gives MAEQVTKSVLFVCLGNICRSPIAEAVFRKLVTDQNISDNWRIDSAATSTYELGNPPDYRGQACMKKHGIPMSHVARQVTKEDFATFDYILCMDESNLRDMNRKSNQVKNCRAKIELLGNYDPQKQLIIEDPYYGDNADFEAVYQQCVRCCRAFLGKVR, from the coding sequence ATGGCTGAGCAGGTGACAAAGTCGGTGCTGTTCGTGTGTCTGGGTAACATCTGTCGATCACCCATCGCAGAAGCGGTTTTCAGGAAACTTGTAACTGATCAAAACATTTCAGATAATTGGAGGATAGACAGTGCAGCGACATCCACGTATGAACTAGGAAACCCTCCTGATTATCGGGGGCAGGCTTGCATGAAGAAGCATGGTATCCCCATGAGTCACGTTGCCCGGCAGGTTACCAAAGAAGACTTTGCCACTTTTGATTATATACTATGTATGGATGAGAGCAATCTGAGAGATATGAATAGAAAAAGTAATCAAGTTAAAAACTGCAGAGCGAAAATCGAACTACTCGGGAACTATGATCCACAAAAACAACTTATCATTGAAGATCCCTATTATGGCGACAACGCTGACTTTGAGGCCGTCTACCAGCAGTGCGTGCGGTGCTGCAGGGCCTTCCTGGGGAAGGTTCGCTGA